The Bubalus bubalis isolate 160015118507 breed Murrah chromosome 16, NDDB_SH_1, whole genome shotgun sequence genome window below encodes:
- the RPS25 gene encoding 40S ribosomal protein S25, producing the protein MPPKDDKKKKDAGKSAKKDKDPVNKSGGKAKKKKWSKGKVRDKLNNLVLFDKATYDKLCKEVPNYKLITPAVVSERLKIRGSLARAALQELLSKGLIKLVSKHRAQVIYTRNTKGGDAPAAGEDA; encoded by the exons ATG CCGCCCAAGGAcgacaagaagaagaaagatgcCGGAAAGTCGGCCAAGAAAGACAAAGATCCAGTGAACAAATCTGGGGGCAAGGCCAAAAAGAAG AAGTGGTCCAAAGGCAAAGTTCGGGACAAACTCAATAACCTAGTCTTGTTTGACAAAGCAACATATGACAAACTCTGTAAAGAAGTTCCCAACTATAAGCTTATAACTCCAGCTGTCGTCTCTGAGAGACTGAAGATTCGTGGTTCCCTGGCCAGAGCAGCCCTTCAGGAACTCCTTAGTAAAG GACTTATTAAACTGGTTTCAAAGCACAGAGCTCAAGTTATTTACACCAGAAACACCAAGGGTGGAGATGCCCCAGCTGCTGGTGAAGATGCATGA
- the CENATAC gene encoding centrosomal AT-AC splicing factor isoform X1 — MAPAQRCPLCRQTFFCGRGHVYSRKHQRQLKVALERLLPQVEAARKAVRAAQVERYVPEHERWCWCLCCGCEVRKHLSHGNLTVLHGGLLEHLASPEHKKATNKFWWENKAEFQMKEKFLISPQDFARFKKSMVKSLDSYEEKEDEVIKEMAAQIREVEQSRQEMVRSVLEPQTVPDPEEGSSAPGSRKGTNSQVASTSQQPSYLDLPPAPELDWMETGQPLTFIGHQDTPGIGNIHSGATPPWMVQDEDCSSGNQQIGPSYEEFLKEKEKQKLKKLPPDRVGANFDHSSSTSAGWLPSFGRVWNNGRRWQSRHQFKTEAAARNKQQSHKGKTLMAS, encoded by the exons ATGGCGCCGGCGCAGCGTTGTCCTCTTTGCCGCCAGACTTTCTTCTGCGGTCGCGGGCACGTCTACAGTCGCAAGCACCAGCGGCAGCTGAAGGTGGCTTTGGAGCGGCTCCTGCCGCAG GTGGAGGCCGCCCGCAAGGCAGTCCGCGCCGCTCAGGTGGAGCGTTACGTGCCCGAGCACGAACGATGGTGCTGGTGCCTGTGCTGCGGCTGTGAGGTGCGGAAACACCTGAGCCATGGAAACCTGACCGTTCTGCACGGGGGGCTGCTGGAGCATCTGGCCAG TCCAGAGCACAAGAAAGCAACCAACAAATTCTGGTGGGAAAACAAGGCTGAGTTCCAGATGAAAGAGAAGTTTTTGATCTCCCCCCAGGACTTTGCACG ATTCAAGAAATCCATGGTGAAAAGTCTGGATTCCTATGaggaaaaagaagatgaagtGATTAAAGAG atgGCAGCTCAGATCCGAGAGGTGGAGCAAAGCCGGCAGGAGATGGTTCGGTCTGTCTTAGAG CCTCAGACAGTGCCAGACCCAGAAGAGGGCTCTTCAGCACCTGGAAGCCGGAAAGGGACAAACAG CCAAGTAGCCTCCACCTCACAGCAGCCCTCATACTTGGACCTGCCACCAGCCCCCGAGCTTGACTGGATGGAGACAGGACAGCCTCTGACATTCATTGGCCATCAG GATACACCAGGAATTGGTAACATACACTCAG GTGCCACACCTCCCTGGATGGTCCAAGATGAGGACTGTAGCTCTGGGAACCAACAAATAGGACCCTCCTATGAAGAGTTTCTTAAAGAGA aggaaaaacagaaactgAAGAAACTCCCACCAGACCGAGTTGGGGCCAACTTTGACCACAGCTCCAGCACCAGTGCCGGCTGGCTGCCCTCTTTTGGCCGGGTCTGGAATAATGGACGCCGCTGGCAATCCAG gcaTCAATTCAAAACTGAAGCTGCAGCAAGAAACAAACAGCAGTCACATAAAGGAAAAACGCTAATGGCTTCCTGA
- the CENATAC gene encoding centrosomal AT-AC splicing factor isoform X2: MAPAQRCPLCRQTFFCGRGHVYSRKHQRQLKVALERLLPQVEAARKAVRAAQVERYVPEHERWCWCLCCGCEVRKHLSHGNLTVLHGGLLEHLASPEHKKATNKFWWENKAEFQMKEKFLISPQDFARFKKSMVKSLDSYEEKEDEVIKEMAAQIREVEQSRQEMVRSVLEPQTVPDPEEGSSAPGSRKGTNSQVASTSQQPSYLDLPPAPELDWMETGQPLTFIGHQAFPSCCPIPQHHVLIPQPPWYPHDPRCHLGAPTPKSSRAESSSSSKQGHLQIPTGT; encoded by the exons ATGGCGCCGGCGCAGCGTTGTCCTCTTTGCCGCCAGACTTTCTTCTGCGGTCGCGGGCACGTCTACAGTCGCAAGCACCAGCGGCAGCTGAAGGTGGCTTTGGAGCGGCTCCTGCCGCAG GTGGAGGCCGCCCGCAAGGCAGTCCGCGCCGCTCAGGTGGAGCGTTACGTGCCCGAGCACGAACGATGGTGCTGGTGCCTGTGCTGCGGCTGTGAGGTGCGGAAACACCTGAGCCATGGAAACCTGACCGTTCTGCACGGGGGGCTGCTGGAGCATCTGGCCAG TCCAGAGCACAAGAAAGCAACCAACAAATTCTGGTGGGAAAACAAGGCTGAGTTCCAGATGAAAGAGAAGTTTTTGATCTCCCCCCAGGACTTTGCACG ATTCAAGAAATCCATGGTGAAAAGTCTGGATTCCTATGaggaaaaagaagatgaagtGATTAAAGAG atgGCAGCTCAGATCCGAGAGGTGGAGCAAAGCCGGCAGGAGATGGTTCGGTCTGTCTTAGAG CCTCAGACAGTGCCAGACCCAGAAGAGGGCTCTTCAGCACCTGGAAGCCGGAAAGGGACAAACAG CCAAGTAGCCTCCACCTCACAGCAGCCCTCATACTTGGACCTGCCACCAGCCCCCGAGCTTGACTGGATGGAGACAGGACAGCCTCTGACATTCATTGGCCATCAG GCTTTTCCCTCTTGCTGCCCTATTCCACAGCATCATGTGCTCATTCCTCAGCCTCCATGGTATCCACACGACCCCCGCTGTCACTTAGGAGCGCCAACTCCCAAATCATCCCGTGCAGAATCCAGTTCCAGCTCAAAACAGGGACACTTACAGATACCCACAGGCACCTAA